Part of the Armatimonadota bacterium genome, CCTCTTCAACTCGCCCTCGGGAACGTACATCAGCGGGCGGATCAGCTTCAACTCACCTTCGAAGTAGTCCCTCATCGGCTCCATCGTCTCGTTCCGCCCCTGGAAGATCAGGTTGAGCAGCGCCGTCTGCGCCATGTCGTCGAGGTGATGCCCGAACGCCACGCGGTTGCATCCGAGGTCCTTCGCCATCTCGAATAGCGTCCGGCGTCGGTTCCAGGTACACCGCTCGCACGACATCGGAAGCTCCTCATACTCCGCGACGAACGACGGGCGGATGAGGTGCTCGACCCCTCGACTCCTCAGCCATTCCTCGAACTGCGGGTACGGAGGCATCTCGGGACCTCGTGCGTCTCCGACGACATGTACCGCCATGACCGAGTACCTCTCCGGCACGAACCGCTGACGGTAGCGCAGAACCTCCAGAAGGCTGAAGCTGTCCTTCCCGCCGGAGAGCGCGACCGCCACCCGATCGCCGTCCTCGATCATGCCGAACTCATAGACCGCCCTGTTGACTTTCTTCATCAGGAGGCCCGCCAGCCGGTTACATCTCGTCTCATCGCGCACCATGGGGATATTCTACCATACTGCGAAAGGAACCGCGGAGCCACAGAGGGCACGCTGGGAAGATCGGAGAATGGTGCATGGGGGGAAGATGATGCCTGTACCGAACAGAATCGAGATCGCGCCGGGGAAGCGCGTGCGGATCGTCGAGAAGCAGAACCAGCCGACCGGGGCGCTGACAGAGGGAGTGGTTGCGCGGATACTGACCAAGAGCCCGAATCATCCCCACGGCATCAAGGTGATGCTCGAGGACGGCCGCGTCGGTCGCGTGCAGGAGTTGCTGCAGCGTGATCTGTGTCCCGCGGACGGTTGCCAGAAAAGGCCCCGACTCGTGCAGCTCGGGGCCCGACAGTGTGACTTGCGTGCAGACTGGCAAACGCGCGTCCGCGGAGCGGGTCAGAGGCCTAGAGCGCGCCCTTCGCCGCCTTCTTCTCCTGCTTCTCCTTGCGCTTCTCCTTGAGATCCTTCTTCGGTTGCGACTTGTTTTCTTTCTTCGGTGACTTGTCACCCATGGCAGAGACCTCCTCGCGAATAATGCGGAACGATCTTTCCTGCAGACAGCATACCCCGTTCGGCCGACCGAGTCAACCCCTCGTGAACCTATACCCGACGAAGGGAACACCGGGTGCGGCGCGGAATCGGGAGATGACAGCAGGATTTCGAGTAGGAGTATGAGTCTATGAGATACGAGTTCACCAAACCCGAAGAATACCGCGCGATCAAGGCGACCGTCCCGATTGCCTACCTCCCCTGGGGCGCTCACGAATGGCACGGGCTGCACAACCCGCTCGGCCTCGACACGCTCAAGGCCCACGGGCTCTGCATGGCCCTCTGTGCCGAGACCGGCGGGATCGTCTTCCCGCAGATATACTGCGGCACCCAGACGATGAAGCCCCACGCAGGGTTCGACGCAACCCTCGACTTCACCCCGGAGTGCGTCCGGCTGCTGGCACAGGAGTACCTCGCCCAGCTCCTCGACGAGGGGTTCAAGGTCATCGTCATCCTGATGGGCCACTACGGCGCCGAGCACCAGAAGGTCCTGAAGGACGTCGCCGCCGGGTTCAATGACAGTCAGAAAGCGTGCGTCTGCTGGGCGTTCCCCGACTACGAGATGACGCTGCCCGACGGCATCAAGGGCGACCACGCCGGCGCGACCGAGACCTCGTACATGATGCTCTTCCACCCGGAGTCGGTCGATCTCAGCCGCCTCGATCAGGAAGGCGAACTCGACATGAAGGTCCAGGGCATCGGCGGCGAGGACCCGCGCATCCATGCCTCGGCCGCCCACGGTCTTCACGGCGTGCAGGCGATGGTCAAGAACGGCGCCCCGAAGATCCTCGAGATGCTGGCGAAGATGGCGGAGGCAGACAATGGATAGTGAGTGGCTGGACAAGATCGAAGGCACGAACTGCCCGCTGTGCAAGAACCCGTCCCACGGCTGCGAGATGGTGCTGGATGGGAGCGTGACTCGTGCATATCTTCAGCCGAGCGCGACCTTTCGGGGATACTGCGTCCTCGTTCTGAAGAGGCATGCCGTGGAGTTGGACGATCTGACTTCCGAGGAGCGGGCGGCGCTCATCGAAGACATCGCGAGGGTAGGGCACGCTATCCGGGCGGTCTGCAATCCGGCCAAGCTCAACTACGAGATTCTGGGCAACATAGTGCCGCACGTGCACGCCCATATAATCCCCCGCTACGCCGACGATCCTGGCTGGGGTTGGCCTGCCTGGGACATGCTTCCCGACAAGGCGCACTTGTCCTCTGCGGAATATGCCGCTCTTGCGACGGCGCTTCGCGGGAGGCTCTGAGAATCGCCGCTTCGCAAGATAGCATCTTCCCAGATCTCCTCGAATGCGCTAATATATGCTCGGATCCCCCGATCCCGGAGAGGAAGACGATAGTGAACAAGCGAGCGTTGGTGATCATTCTGTTGTTGCTGGCGGCGGTGGTTGGATTCGCTGCCGTCACGTTGATGTCGAAGAAACCCGCGCCGCCTCATCAGGCCGTCGAGCCGGAGGTGTCTTCGGTCGAACAGCCGCCCGCCGGGGAGCCGGCGGTGGAAGGCAAGCCCGAGGCCGACCGGCGGAAGCAGCCCGCGGACGAGAAGCTCGAGAAGCCGGCCGATAAGAGGGCCGAGAAGCCTGCCGCCGATGCGAGGAAGCCGGCTGACAAGAAGCAGACTGCTAAGGCCGTCGGGCCGAAGCGCCCGGAAGCCCCCAGGCGGATGGCGTCCATGCAGTTGATGCGGGTGGCGATGGGCATCGGCATGCTGGAGATGAGCGGCAAGAACGCCCTCACGCCCGAGCAGGCCAAAAAGGTGCTTGCGATCCTGACGCCGCTCAGGTCGAAGCCCAAGCTGCCCGAGGTCGAGGCAGAGAAGGCTCTGAATACCTTGACGAAGGTGCTCACAGCCGACCAGCTCGAGGCGATGACCCCGAGGAGACCTCAGTCCGGTTCGGGCGACCGTCCTGCCCAGCGCCCACCGGACGGCCTACAGGTCCCGCGCCCGCCCCGGGACGGCATGCAGGCTCCGAGACCCCCTCAGGGTGATCGCCCGACCGGCACAAACGAGCGGCGAGTGCCCGACCGCAACATGTTCCAGGACTTCAATCCGTTCTACACAAAGGCTTCCGGGGACGATCCCCGCGCGGAGCGGTGGCACAGTCGGATGAACGAGTTCTTCGCCGCCTTGGAGAAGAAGGCGAAGTCCTAGGGCCTGGCTCGCAAGCGGAGCTGCTCGTCCATCGGACTACCTAAGGAACACATGGGGCGCGTGCCGACAATAGAGGTAGCTCCGCTATACTAGAAAGGACCGACATGAGATTCAGGCCCTGCATTGACCTTCACAACGGAGTGGTCAAACAGATCGTCGGCGGCACCCTGACCGACGACGGCGAAAAGCTCGTCACCAACTTCAGATCTCCGTTCCGAGCCGGCTATTATGCCCTCAAGTTTAGAGAGGACAACCTGACCGGCGGACACATCATAATACTCGACTCCGACCCCCTGAATGCCGCCGCGGCGGTGGACGCCTTCGAGGCATGGCCGAATGCATTTCAGCTCGGCGGCGGGATGAATCCGGAGAACGCGTCCGGATGGCTCGACAGGGGGGCGTCGGCGATCATCGTCACTTCCTACGTATTCCGCGACGGTCATGTGAACATGGACAACCTCGCGAGGATGGCGCAGTCCGTAGGCAGGGACAAGCTCGTACTCGATCTGAGCTGCCGAAAGCGCGACGGCCGCTACTACATCGTCACCAACCGTTGGCAGAAGTTCACCGACGTCGAGATCACCGAGGCGAACCTCGACATGCTGTCGAGACACTGTTTCGAGTTCCTGGTCCACGCTGCGGACATCGAGGGCCTGGCGAGTGGGATTGACACGGATCTCGTGAAGAAGCTCGGCGGATGGGACGGCATCGCGATCACCTACGCGGGCGGCATCCGCAGCATGGAGGACGTTCTCCTCATCAAGGACCTCTCCGGCGGCCGGCTCGACTTCACCGTTGGCAGCGCCCTCGACCTCTACGGGGGCAAGGGCATCAAGTACGCCGATCTCGTGGCGTTCAACAGCTCCGACGAGCGGATAGCCGTCTAGTCTGCGCATCCGGCTCCGGAGGCGGCCCTCCTGGCCGGATGCTTCACCACTCTCGTTCTCCCATTGCCTTTCTTCCGCGACTTGTGATAACCTTTACATGAGTAGCCTGCGTCTAAGGTACGGATACCTTGCGGCGTTCGGTTCACGTTCGCGTCTCCACCGGAAAGGCAATCTGGCAGTGCGCTTCTTCATAATACTGGCGGTTGTGGCGTCGGCGCTTGCGGCCGGCGCGGCTTGCGCTCAGGAGTCACCTCTCTCCACTCTATCGCTGAGGGATGCGGTCTCTACGGCCTTGGGAGACAATCCGAGCCTCAGGCAGGCCCAGGAGGGCTATCTCTCGGCGGAGTCGCGGCTCAGGGTCGCCGGCCTCGAGACCACCTACGGTCTTGGTGGACGGACGCGCTTCGAGGACTCGCCGACCGATTCGGGCGTATCCGGGAGTATCTTCGGCAGCCTCGAATACGAGAATCTGCTCGGCACGAGCGCGTCTGTCGAGTTCTCTCCGCTGGGCATCGGCGGCGAGCGCGGGTCCATCGGGCTCTCGATTCGCCATCCGCTTCTCAGCGGAAGCGGCCGCCTCTCCTCCAAGTCCGACCTCTTGCTCGGGGCGCGGAGTTCAGTTGCCATTCAGAGTAAGGAGCTCTATCGCTCCCGCCAGGCGACGGTGGTAGCGGTCGTGGAGGCGTACTACCAGGCCGTACTTGCCCAGGAGCGCATCAAGGTTCAGGAAGCGGCGGTAAAGATCGCCGAGGAGGCGCTGTACGGAGCGCGCAGGCGCGAGGAGGCCCGACTCGTGACCGGCATCGAAGTCTCCCGGGCCGAAACCAATCTTGCCCAGACAAGGGACACGCTGAACCTTCAGCATCAGTCCGCCAAGGGCGCTCTGGACCGGTTGATGCTGGCAATCGGAGTCGGCATCGGTTGCACTCCTGAGTTGACCGACAGGCTCCCTGAGGCCATGAGCGACCTCCCCGATCTCAACACCGCAATCAAGGCCGCGCTGGGCAATCGGGCTGAGCTCACGGTCTACGATCAGCGTCTTGTGGACCAGGAGCGGCGGCTGGCCATCGCCAGCGACGAACTCCGATCCAGGCTGGACGCGGTCATGGGCTACCAGTCCCGGACTGCTGCTTCCGGTCTGGCTTCTCCTTCCATGTTTGACTCCGGGTCGCTCATAGCCGGGGTGGAGTTCACCTTCCCGCTCGACAAGCGAATCGGCCTGGAATCACGCGATACCGCTTCGCGCGAGCTCGATCTCCTGAAGGAACTGCGCGACTACAGGGCCGACCAGGTCGTGGAGGAAGTCCGGCGGGCGTATCGTTCTCTGCAGTCGGCGGAAGCTTCTCTGAACATATACAGCCAGAACCTCGAGGCGGCGCAGACCCAGCTTCATCTTGCCCAGCGCATGGTGGAGGAGGGTGAGGGGTCGAACCGCGAAGTGCTGGATGCCCAGAATGCTCTGACGCGCGTCGAGAGCGGAGTGCTCTCTGCCCGGGCCGACCTCTATCTCGCCGGGCTCGATCTCCTGTACGCCATGGGCGAAGACCTGACTACGGTGGTAATGAAATGAAACGACATGTAAAGACTTGGGTGCCTCGGATACTGGTAGTAGTGGCATTGGTCCTCGCGACTCGGACGTGGGGCGTGCCGATCTACAGGCAGTATTTCACCCCCAAGAAGACCGAGGTCTACATTCCCACCAGCAAGGTGAAAGAGGGCAGGTTCGTTGTCAGTTTTCACGAGATCGGCGCCTTGGACGCCGAGCGCTCGGTGGCGGTGAACTCCGAGATCAACGGCAAGATCATCACCCTTATTCGCGAAGGCGTGGTTGTAAAGGCGGGCGATGAACTGGCGGTGCTCGACACCAGCGAGTTGGAGCGCGACGTGCGTAATCAGACTCTGGAGTACGAGAACAGGGAAGCGGACGTGGATCGGGCGAGAGCGGAGTTCGAGCTTCTTCAGGAGTCGAACAGGACGGATAGGGACCAGGCTGAGGCTCAACTGGAGTTCGACAAGAACGAACTGAAACTTGCCGAGCAGGAACTCGAGAAGAAGAAGCGCCTCGCCGATGAAAAGCTGATCCCCGGCGCGCAGGTTGACCAGGCCGAGGGTGTCGTCAGATCCAAGACTCTGGCCGTGCAGAAAGGTGAGGCGCTGCTCAAGCTGAAGGTCAAGGAGATCGAGTCCAAAGAGAGCCAGAAGCAGGCGGAGATTCGCAACATGGACTTCCGGGCCAGGATGGCGAAGATGGCCCTCGACCGCGAGAGCGAGCGCATGAGCGGCGCGGTGATTCGTGCTCCGGCGCCCGGGCTCGTGGTGCTGTCGAAGGTGTACGACGGCAGCCGGGGCAGGCGGTCTCTCCAGGAGGGCGACGGCGTGAGCCCCCGCCAGATGCTCTGTCAGCTTCCCGACCTCTCGAGCATGCAGGTCAAGGTCCAGGTCGGAGAGGCGGATGCTCCCAAGGTAACGATCGGCATGCCTGTGCTCATACGGCTGGAGGCGGTCCCGAAGAAGGTCTTCCACGGATCGGTCAAGAGCATATCCAGCCTCGCGACGGAGAGCAATCCCTGGGAAGGCGGCACTCCGGGGAAGAAGAATTTCGAGGTGGTGATCGGAGTCCAGGAGAGGGATCCATCCACCATAAAGCCGGGTATGACCGCTGACGCGGAGTTCATAAGCGACCAGATCCCCAAGGCTGTCTACGTGCCGATCGAATCCGTTGTCGAGCAGGGCGGGAAGACATACGTCTACGTCAAAGAAGGCGGCCGATACACGAGAGTGCCCGTCAATACCGGCAAGAGCAACGACAACCACATCTGCATTACCCAGGGGCTCAAGGCCGGACAGGTGATCGCTCTGCGAGACCCGACCCGCGATCTGGAGCATCAGGAAGCGGGCAGCAAAGCGCCCGGCGCGGACAAGAACACCAAGAAATCTGCGCCGCCGATCCCCGGCGCGAGCGAGTAGGGGGCTGCATGGGAATCCTCGATGCGATACGAACGGGGTTGTCCGAACTGCTCTCCCACAAGATGCGTTCGATGCTGACGATGCTCGGCGTCATCTTCGGAGTCGCGGCCGTCATCGCGATGGTCTCCATCGGCGAGGGTGCGAAACAGGAAGCTCTCTCGCAGATTCGCCTCATGGGCATTGACGTCGTGCACATCAAGCGTGCACTTACCAGCGGGGAACTCCTGGAGAAGGCTCAGGAGCGCTCCCCCTACGGACTGAAGTTCTCCGACAGCGAGAGTATCCGCCAGGTGTGCGACTATGCCAAACGGGTAGTTCCCCTGCGCGAGATATTCGCCGACGTGCGTGTCGGCGATACCCCAGTCTCCGTCAAAGTGGTCGGCACGATTCCCGGCTATGAGTTGCTGACGCGATCGAAGGTGGAACTCGGCCGCTTCCTCAACGAGCGGGACGTGAGCGACAACCGCGCGGTCTGCGTCCTCGGCGCGGCCGCCAAGAGAGAGCTTTTCGGATTCTCGGAGGCTCGCGGCCAGACTCTCAAGATCGGGCAGGAACTGTTCCGGGTCATCGGGGTCATGGCGGCCAAGGAGATCGGTTCGGCTAAGGCGCTCTCCGCCCTGCGCGACCTGAACTCGGATGTCTACATACCGATCACCATCTCGCTCTCCGATTATCAGGTATCCTCTCAGGAGTCCATTCCTTCCGATTACATCAAGCTCAGGCAGATTGCCTGGCGCCTCAGCAACAGGCCGAGCCTCGACAAAAGCCCGATTACTGAGATCATCGTTCAGGTCGAAAACGAGGCCGCCACCGTGCCGACCGCGTCCGTCATCCGCTCGGTCCTCGACCGCCAGCATCGGGGCATCAGGGACTACGAGATCATCATACCCGCCGAGCTGCTGCGCCAGAGCCAGCAGACGCAGCGGATCTTCAACATAGTCATGGCTGCGATCGCCAGCATCTCCCTGCTCGTCGGCGGGATCGGCATCATGAACATCATGCTGGCGACAGTCACTCAGCGAACGAGGGAGATCGGAGTCAGGCGGTGCGTCGGGGCCACTCGCTGGGATATCATTCGGCAGTTCATGCTGGAAGCGCTGGTCATCACGTGCGCCGGCGGCCTGATCGGGGTGGGGCTGGGAATCGCGGGCGCGCGGGCAATATCGGTCTACGCGAATTGGAGCACCGTTGTCTCAGTCCAGGCGGTCATCGTCGCGTTCGGCGTCTCAGCGGTAGTCGGCATCGTCTTCGGGCTGTACCCTGCGGCGCGCGCCGCCGCCGTTGACCCTATCGAAGCGCTCAGATACTCGTAGGCCGCGGTCAGTCTGCTGCCCGCAGACTCGAAAGGTGTTTCATGTCACTTCTCCTGGTCAAGGATCTGAGGAAAACATACAAGATCGGCAGTATCGAAGTTCCCGCGCTGAACGGAGTCTCGTTCCGTGTGGAGGCCGGGGAGTTCGTGGCCGTCATGGGTCCTTCCGGCTCAGGGAAGTCCACTCTGATGAACCTGATAGGCTGCCTGGACAAACCGTCGGGGGGCACCTATATTCTCGATGGCGAGGATGTCAGCCGATTGAGCGATAACGCTCGCGCGGCGATTCGCAACCGCAAGATCGGGTTCGTTTTCCAGAGTTTCAACCTGCTGCCTCGGATGTCGGCGCTGAAGAATGCCGGCCTGCCGATGATGTATTCCGGCGGGTACAGAGATGTGCAGGCTCCCAGACGAGCGATCGAGGCCGTCGGGCTGCTCAAGCGAATGCATCATACGCCGATGGAACTCTCCGGTGGCGAGCAGCAGCGCGTGGCGATCGCCCGGGCGCTGGTCAACGACCCGCCGTTGATCTTCGGCGACGAGCCGACCGGCAACCTGGACACCGCTACCAGCAACGAGATCATGGCTATATTCCAGCAGCTCAATGAAGCGGGCAAGACCGTTATCATCGTTACCCACGAGCCGGATATCGCGCAGCACTGCAAGCGCATCCTCCGATTCCGCGACGGTCTGCTCGAGTCAGACGAACCGGTCACAGAGCAGGTGATAGCCAAGTCACTCGGCCCGGCCGCCTGACCTGACTCGCTTCCGTCGTATGTGGGAAGGATACCCGCTGTCGGCGTTGAACATGAGAATGAGCGAACACGCCCGTCGAGGAGGAACCATGCCCAACTCAAAGCTTGCCGCGCAGTTGTACACCCTGCGCGAGTTCACCAAGACCCCCGAGGACATTGCTCGCACCATGAAGAAGGTTCGTGCGATCGGCTACGAGGCGGTACAGGTCTCCGGAATGGGGCCGATTGACCCGCACGAACTGCGCAAGATCGTTGACGGCGAGGGGTTGACGATCTGCTCTACGCATATCGGCTACGAGCGGATGAAGAACGAGCCCGAGTCCGTAATCGAGGAGCATTACGTCATCGGCTGCAAGCACCCGGCAGTCCCCAGCCTGCCTGCCGATTATCGGAATGCCGAGGGCTATCACAGGTTTGCCAGAGAGGCGTCCAAAGTGGCGAAGAAGCTCGCGGACGGCGGTCTGACCTGGAGCTATCACAATCACAGCTTCGAACTGGAGAAGTACGGCGACAAGGTCGGCCTTGAAATACTGCGCGCCGAGAGTGATCCGAAGTACTGCAACCTTGAAATAGACACTTACTGGATTCAGCACGGCGGCGGCGATCCCGCGGAGTGGGTCGCTAGATGCAAGGGGCGCATACCCCTGATACACCTCAAGGACATGGGCAACAAAGGCGGCCAGCCGTTGATGATGGAGATCGGCGAGGGTAATCTCAACTGGCCGAGAATCCTCGGGGAGGCAAAGAAGTCGGGCGTCAAATGGTACATAATCGAACAGGACGTGTGCCAGCGCGACCCGTTCGAGAGTCTGGCGATCAGTTTTCACAACCTGAAGGCCATGGGGCTGGAATGACGCATCTGCAGCTCGAGTCCCAGAGACTCATACTGCGGCCGATCGAGGACGCCGACGCTCAGGCACTCTACCCGCTCATCAACGATCCGGACGTGGCGCTGAACACGCTCTCCATACCGCATCCCTATCCCGAGGATGCCTACGTCCCCTGGATCCGACAGGCGAGGGAGTCCCTGCTCTCCGGGCTGAGCTATCAGATGGCGATAATCCTCAAGGAAACCGGGCAGCCGATAGGCGGCGCGGGCATCTCCGACGTCTGCCTCGCGCACGGCAGGGCCGAGATGGGATGCTGGCTCGGAAAACCGCACTGGGGCAGGGGATACGCGACCGAGGCCGCGCGCTTGATGGTCCGGTTCGGTTTCGAAGAACTGAGCCTCGAGCGGATGCATGCATACTGCCTCGAGCGCAACAAGGCGTCTGTCCGCGTGCTGGAGAAAGTGGGCCTCTCCCTGGAGGGCCGCATCCGACACGGAGTCAGGAAGGGCGGCGAATACCACGACGTCCTTCTCTTCGCGGTGATCAGAGGGGATCTCGACCCATGAAACTCGAAACGGAGCGGCTGGTTCTCCGGCCGCTCGAGGAGTCCGATGAGGCCGATCTCTACCCGATCTTCAACGACCCGGAAGTCACACAGAACCTGCTCATACGGCATCCCTATCCCCGGGAGAGGATGCTTCCCTGGATACGTGAGCGCATCGTGGCCTACCGGCACAGGGAGAGGTATGTGTTCGCTATGGTGCTGAGGCACAGCAGCGAGGTCGCCGGCATATGCGGCTTGGTGGCCGTGAACTGGGAACACATGAACGCCGAACTGGTCTACTGGCTCGGCAGGCCGCACTGGAACAAGGGATACGTGACCGAGGCGGCCCGAAGGATGATCCGGTTCGGCTTCGAGGACCTCGGGTTCGAGCGCATATCGGTCGGCTGCTTCGCCCGGAACTCGGCGTCCGCGAGAGTTATCGAGAAGCTCGGCTTCCAGCCGGAGGGATGCGCGCGCCACGAGTTCCTCAAGGATGGCGAATACCTTGACGCCCTCCACTTCGGCATGATCAGCGGGGACTACCTCAAGACTGGCCCGGAGCGCTCCTGATCTCCGGCTCCTTCTCCCCGACCGCGACCATTCTGCGTTTCAGCGTCTCCGAGAGTTCCTTCCTCACACCGGCGAGCGCCGGGTCGCTCACGAGGTTGTTCCGCTCGTGGGGATCTGTCTCCAGATCGTAGAGGTACTGCTCCTCGTAGATCTCGCTGTCCGGGTCGCCGCCCGTCTTGTCGGGCGCGTAGACGGAGTACTTCCACTTCTTCGTGCGAATGGCCCGCCCGCACTGGCTCTCGCTTATCTGGATGAACACCTCCTCCGGCCTGTCCGGCTCCATGTCGTCGGCGAGAGACTGAAGCGCCTGTCCCCTCATGTGCGCCGGAGGGGTCACCCCGGCGGCCGCGAGGATCGTCGGCGGCATGTCGATCAGGCTTGCGAGTTCCGTTACCACCGTGCCGCCCGAGAACCCCGGACCGCAGGCGATCATCGGGATGCGGATCGAGTTGTCGTGGCATGCCCGCTTGTACTCCGCGTTTCGGGTTCGGAAGTGGCAGGCGTGGTCGCTGGTGTATATGACTAGTGTGTCTTCTTCGATACCCAGGCGCGAGAGCTCGGCGCGTATGCGGCCGAGGTTGCGGTCGAGGCTGTTGCAGCATCCCAGGTAGTCCGGGAAGTTCTCCCGCCAGTCGCCCTCCGTTCCTTCCAGATCGCCGGGGGTCTCGTAGTCCTTCCACCGCTCCTTCGAGCCCTTAGGCCCCTCGAAGCGGTTGTTGTCGTTCTGGTGGTGCGGTTCTATGTAGG contains:
- a CDS encoding HIT family protein is translated as MDSEWLDKIEGTNCPLCKNPSHGCEMVLDGSVTRAYLQPSATFRGYCVLVLKRHAVELDDLTSEERAALIEDIARVGHAIRAVCNPAKLNYEILGNIVPHVHAHIIPRYADDPGWGWPAWDMLPDKAHLSSAEYAALATALRGRL
- a CDS encoding GNAT family N-acetyltransferase, producing MTHLQLESQRLILRPIEDADAQALYPLINDPDVALNTLSIPHPYPEDAYVPWIRQARESLLSGLSYQMAIILKETGQPIGGAGISDVCLAHGRAEMGCWLGKPHWGRGYATEAARLMVRFGFEELSLERMHAYCLERNKASVRVLEKVGLSLEGRIRHGVRKGGEYHDVLLFAVIRGDLDP
- a CDS encoding YwbE family protein, with translation MPVPNRIEIAPGKRVRIVEKQNQPTGALTEGVVARILTKSPNHPHGIKVMLEDGRVGRVQELLQRDLCPADGCQKRPRLVQLGARQCDLRADWQTRVRGAGQRPRARPSPPSSPASPCASP
- a CDS encoding tRNA 2-thiocytidine(32) synthetase TtcA (TtcA; YdaO; catalyzes the thiolation of cytosine 32 in specific tRNAs; forms 2-thiocytidine (s(2)C)), which codes for MKKVNRAVYEFGMIEDGDRVAVALSGGKDSFSLLEVLRYRQRFVPERYSVMAVHVVGDARGPEMPPYPQFEEWLRSRGVEHLIRPSFVAEYEELPMSCERCTWNRRRTLFEMAKDLGCNRVAFGHHLDDMAQTALLNLIFQGRNETMEPMRDYFEGELKLIRPLMYVPEGELKRFAAEHEFPAPPPPCPRGEHTQRERMKELLAEMQRECRKVKHNLVRAALRSHSL
- a CDS encoding creatininase family protein — its product is MRYEFTKPEEYRAIKATVPIAYLPWGAHEWHGLHNPLGLDTLKAHGLCMALCAETGGIVFPQIYCGTQTMKPHAGFDATLDFTPECVRLLAQEYLAQLLDEGFKVIVILMGHYGAEHQKVLKDVAAGFNDSQKACVCWAFPDYEMTLPDGIKGDHAGATETSYMMLFHPESVDLSRLDQEGELDMKVQGIGGEDPRIHASAAHGLHGVQAMVKNGAPKILEMLAKMAEADNG
- a CDS encoding TolC family protein — protein: MRFFIILAVVASALAAGAACAQESPLSTLSLRDAVSTALGDNPSLRQAQEGYLSAESRLRVAGLETTYGLGGRTRFEDSPTDSGVSGSIFGSLEYENLLGTSASVEFSPLGIGGERGSIGLSIRHPLLSGSGRLSSKSDLLLGARSSVAIQSKELYRSRQATVVAVVEAYYQAVLAQERIKVQEAAVKIAEEALYGARRREEARLVTGIEVSRAETNLAQTRDTLNLQHQSAKGALDRLMLAIGVGIGCTPELTDRLPEAMSDLPDLNTAIKAALGNRAELTVYDQRLVDQERRLAIASDELRSRLDAVMGYQSRTAASGLASPSMFDSGSLIAGVEFTFPLDKRIGLESRDTASRELDLLKELRDYRADQVVEEVRRAYRSLQSAEASLNIYSQNLEAAQTQLHLAQRMVEEGEGSNREVLDAQNALTRVESGVLSARADLYLAGLDLLYAMGEDLTTVVMK
- the hisA gene encoding phosphoribosylformimino-5-aminoimidazole carboxamide ribotide isomerase, with protein sequence MRFRPCIDLHNGVVKQIVGGTLTDDGEKLVTNFRSPFRAGYYALKFREDNLTGGHIIILDSDPLNAAAAVDAFEAWPNAFQLGGGMNPENASGWLDRGASAIIVTSYVFRDGHVNMDNLARMAQSVGRDKLVLDLSCRKRDGRYYIVTNRWQKFTDVEITEANLDMLSRHCFEFLVHAADIEGLASGIDTDLVKKLGGWDGIAITYAGGIRSMEDVLLIKDLSGGRLDFTVGSALDLYGGKGIKYADLVAFNSSDERIAV
- a CDS encoding efflux RND transporter periplasmic adaptor subunit, whose translation is MKRHVKTWVPRILVVVALVLATRTWGVPIYRQYFTPKKTEVYIPTSKVKEGRFVVSFHEIGALDAERSVAVNSEINGKIITLIREGVVVKAGDELAVLDTSELERDVRNQTLEYENREADVDRARAEFELLQESNRTDRDQAEAQLEFDKNELKLAEQELEKKKRLADEKLIPGAQVDQAEGVVRSKTLAVQKGEALLKLKVKEIESKESQKQAEIRNMDFRARMAKMALDRESERMSGAVIRAPAPGLVVLSKVYDGSRGRRSLQEGDGVSPRQMLCQLPDLSSMQVKVQVGEADAPKVTIGMPVLIRLEAVPKKVFHGSVKSISSLATESNPWEGGTPGKKNFEVVIGVQERDPSTIKPGMTADAEFISDQIPKAVYVPIESVVEQGGKTYVYVKEGGRYTRVPVNTGKSNDNHICITQGLKAGQVIALRDPTRDLEHQEAGSKAPGADKNTKKSAPPIPGASE
- a CDS encoding ABC transporter ATP-binding protein, with protein sequence MSLLLVKDLRKTYKIGSIEVPALNGVSFRVEAGEFVAVMGPSGSGKSTLMNLIGCLDKPSGGTYILDGEDVSRLSDNARAAIRNRKIGFVFQSFNLLPRMSALKNAGLPMMYSGGYRDVQAPRRAIEAVGLLKRMHHTPMELSGGEQQRVAIARALVNDPPLIFGDEPTGNLDTATSNEIMAIFQQLNEAGKTVIIVTHEPDIAQHCKRILRFRDGLLESDEPVTEQVIAKSLGPAA
- a CDS encoding sugar phosphate isomerase/epimerase, whose amino-acid sequence is MPNSKLAAQLYTLREFTKTPEDIARTMKKVRAIGYEAVQVSGMGPIDPHELRKIVDGEGLTICSTHIGYERMKNEPESVIEEHYVIGCKHPAVPSLPADYRNAEGYHRFAREASKVAKKLADGGLTWSYHNHSFELEKYGDKVGLEILRAESDPKYCNLEIDTYWIQHGGGDPAEWVARCKGRIPLIHLKDMGNKGGQPLMMEIGEGNLNWPRILGEAKKSGVKWYIIEQDVCQRDPFESLAISFHNLKAMGLE
- a CDS encoding ABC transporter permease: MGILDAIRTGLSELLSHKMRSMLTMLGVIFGVAAVIAMVSIGEGAKQEALSQIRLMGIDVVHIKRALTSGELLEKAQERSPYGLKFSDSESIRQVCDYAKRVVPLREIFADVRVGDTPVSVKVVGTIPGYELLTRSKVELGRFLNERDVSDNRAVCVLGAAAKRELFGFSEARGQTLKIGQELFRVIGVMAAKEIGSAKALSALRDLNSDVYIPITISLSDYQVSSQESIPSDYIKLRQIAWRLSNRPSLDKSPITEIIVQVENEAATVPTASVIRSVLDRQHRGIRDYEIIIPAELLRQSQQTQRIFNIVMAAIASISLLVGGIGIMNIMLATVTQRTREIGVRRCVGATRWDIIRQFMLEALVITCAGGLIGVGLGIAGARAISVYANWSTVVSVQAVIVAFGVSAVVGIVFGLYPAARAAAVDPIEALRYS
- a CDS encoding GNAT family N-acetyltransferase, which gives rise to MKLETERLVLRPLEESDEADLYPIFNDPEVTQNLLIRHPYPRERMLPWIRERIVAYRHRERYVFAMVLRHSSEVAGICGLVAVNWEHMNAELVYWLGRPHWNKGYVTEAARRMIRFGFEDLGFERISVGCFARNSASARVIEKLGFQPEGCARHEFLKDGEYLDALHFGMISGDYLKTGPERS